The DNA sequence GCAGTTCATGTCGCCGCTGACATTGGAGATTCTGGCGCTGAGGTCAACGGCCTCAGCGCCAGCGGCCTCCTTGAGGGTGGATACAAGGAGGCCGACCTCGGCCTTTCGGACGGGCTCGAATTGGATGATTTTGGCGGCGCTGAGAAGGTGCAATGTGCAGAGCTTGCGCATGTCGCGCCAGTAGGGGCCGTAGGGGCCGAAGACCAAGTTGCGCTGCTCGTAGCTCATGAGGCGCGAGGCGTCGTTGAGAGGGCGGCTGGCGAAGACGAGATCGTGGGTCTTGAGGGCCAGCTCGGCTGCGGCCGGGGATGACACGACCACGGCCGGCACGA is a window from the Salvia hispanica cultivar TCC Black 2014 chromosome 1, UniMelb_Shisp_WGS_1.0, whole genome shotgun sequence genome containing:
- the LOC125195759 gene encoding cytochrome P450 71AU50-like, encoding MDWIWAILAATLLVYLLITRNNTKRLPPGPRGLPILGHFHLLGPNPHVNLCHLARKHGPVMGLRFGLVPAVVVSSPAAAELALKTHDLVFASRPLNDASRLMSYEQRNLVFGPYGPYWRDMRKLCTLHLLSAAKIIQFEPVRKAEVGLLVSTLKEAAGAEAVDLSARISNVSGDMNCLMILGRKYSDREVQDLLIAGMDTSATA